Part of the Methylomonas rapida genome is shown below.
TAGGCGTGCAAGAATTTGATTTAGTCGTGTTGGATCTAGGGCTGCCTGATTTGGAAGGCTTGGACTTATTGAATAACATTCGGCAACAAAAACTGCCGCTGCCTATATTGATATTAACCGCCCGGGATGATCCCAATGATAAAGTCAAAGGTATGCAAGCAGGAGCGGATGATTACCTCACCAAGCCATTCGAACTGAAAGAATTAGAAGCCCGCATTCATGCCTTATTACGTCGATGTTACGGCGGATTTCAAAATGACGTCGTTGTCGGTAGATTGGCCTTAAACACATGCGAAAATCAGATACTGTTCGATGGTTTGCCTTTGCCTTTATTACCGCGGGAATATGCGGTCATGGAGGTTTTGTTATTGGAAGCGGGCAAAGTCGTGAGCAAGAACCGACTGGCTCAACGGCTCGCGCCGAAAACCGGAACAATACCCGATAATGCAGTCGAAGTTTATGTCCATCGACTTAGAAAACGCATAGAGGACTACGGTATCACAATCAAAACCTTGCGTGGACTCGGTTATATGTTGGACGTTATCGATGCCTAAACGCAAAAAAAGCCTCAGAAAGACGATACTGCAGCGTTTGCTGGTTCCGCTGATTGCATTTATGGGTTGCGAAACGGTGCTGTCTTATTATGTCCTGAATCCGTGACTTAAAAGGCCATCCACGGCCGCAACGCAATGATTTAAAACGCTTATTCTGGGATAATACCGCTATTCTTCCATTCACCCGGCGAGTGATTCATGAAGCGGTTTATCCTGGAGCAATCTGAAACTGAATTTTATACCAGCCATTCTGGATTAGCCTTGGTCGGTTTATGTTTGAATCAATATGGCCAGCTCAATCAGGCGCTGGAAAAAGGTATTCCGCTACGGCACGGTATTGCTCACGCCGATATTATCAAAAGCTATATAGGCACCCTTAGCCTGGGCAAAAGCGACTTCGAAGCCATCGAAAACCATCGCGACGACGACTATTTCAAAGCCGCGCTCGCCATTCATCAAGTACCCTCCAGCGCCCGCCTCAGACAGCGACTGGATGAACACGCCGACGCCTTATTACCGATCATTTATCAAA
Proteins encoded:
- a CDS encoding response regulator — translated: MRILLIEDDPVLVDGLHYTLSKTGYKVTAAMTGAVAEHLLGVQEFDLVVLDLGLPDLEGLDLLNNIRQQKLPLPILILTARDDPNDKVKGMQAGADDYLTKPFELKELEARIHALLRRCYGGFQNDVVVGRLALNTCENQILFDGLPLPLLPREYAVMEVLLLEAGKVVSKNRLAQRLAPKTGTIPDNAVEVYVHRLRKRIEDYGITIKTLRGLGYMLDVIDA